The Porites lutea chromosome 7, jaPorLute2.1, whole genome shotgun sequence genome includes the window ACAGGTCAACGTTTAAGTCAACGTAAAATGCAtaagcacaacaaaaaataaattaaaaacaatgccctttttttctgttttatgtcTACATCCAAACCAGCGATAACCCaatcctaaaacaaaacaaatttcatgtagtttggtttgaaagaaaaaccTTCGTTTAAGTTCAGCTTGAGCTGCTTATGTAAGATCAAATTGCTgcttttatttgcatttttttgtttattttttttttcgataaatCCGGAAACCAGGCAGTCTAATGCGCGGTTGTCCGGGTAAATTCACAAATACTCTTTACAAGCACTTTTATTTTGAGTGTCAagaatgtatttagcacgaaagtactaatttaGGACACTAGGCTAatctccaactggagacgggaccgccattttacgtggtcattcgagccacgcgaaggtctggcagcttgcagtgcaaagggagtaccttcatttcaaagctattttaagaccctgagtattggtccggcgcCGGGAagtgaacccgcgacctcccgctctgcagtcaagggCTCTTCCAACTAAGCTAATCCGAACGCGGTAATAAACCAATATATATAGTAGGTGAAATTGATTTCGAACCTGCTTGTGTAAGCGACACAATCCGCTTAGGCTAAAGTTTCATTTACAAAACTCTCTGCAAAAATAATCATTACCCAGcccagcctgcgagcaagctcacCATCGCTGGCGAGGAAAGCGTGAATGacacttttaaaattaatttttttttggaaaacaaagGTAACATTGCTAAAAAGGGAGGAGAGAGTAGAGCAAAATgtgcccccccctcccccgacacacacacacacacacacacacacacttacTTTATCTTCGCCTGAAAGTAGGACAAAGAAAACCACTTACGTCCCCTATTGAAACTGAAACTAAGTCCACCCATACACTGGGCGGCGCTCTTTCTAAGTATGGAGAGCAACGCCTTTTTAAACTGACGAGGTCTTTTATGTGACTCGCGCTCTGTCAAGCTCTGAAAACTGCTCCGAACAGCAATGTGAAGATGGTACTTCATGGTGATAACTAAGAAAGATCTAAATTTTGCCAGTGTCTTCTTTGAGTCTATACGAGCTTTATATGGATCATATATATTTACTAAGCGTATGTTCGAGCAAGCTGCTCAAACAACCTTGGACAAACTATTAATTTTGCAAAATGCGCTGTTCGTTTAATTTACTTTGCTCCATACAGGATCTCATACGATCCCAGTTTGTACTATTATGCATGACGTCTCTAACAACTGTTTTCGGAAAATATTTCTAACTTATTCTCGGGCTTGAACCTACACAAGTAGTGCATATCTACAATACTAGGTTTTCAGAGACTGGTAGTCTTTACGTTGAATATTTCAGGACAAATCatttaaaatattcattttccAGATTTGGTGCAAGAATCCGAGTACTCCCTAAACACAAATTTAAGGCTTCTTTACATCAGCTCCTTTTACGCCTTTCGGAATTGGAGGATACTTATGTTGACACACCTACTTTACTTATAATACACTAAGCAAGATGATATGAAAATTATGTAAAATGAGTTTGTAATTTGAAACGTTGTATCGTAATAACTTCAGTCTATCTTCTTGTCCTTTATATAGATCTATCTTCTGTTTCTTCTCCTTTTCATAATTTCTTCCTAGTAAATTACTTCATGTTTTCCTCTGCCCGCCTCGATTAGCCAAGCTATATGCGAGCAGAGCATCATCGTTCGTATCGACATGTAtgtttgaatttaattttaaatttgttatttctaTCGAAATCAATAAACTTCTATGGACTCCTtcaaaaaaaaagcttaataaACGAGCTCGGTCAGCAGTAGCTTTTGGAAGGACTGCAGCTTTTGATTATAATGATGATTGATATGCCTTTCTATCACTCACTAAATGTTTTGGGCCCCAAAACTTTTAGTTCTATAGAAAGGGGGCTCTTTCACCCCACTAAGTACttccaaggtcctaaattcTTTCATTATCAGTTACCTTTCAAATTCAAATGTCCCGGCCAAGTAGCGTCTCTAAATTTTCTCCAAGTAAAAGCGTTCATCATATTATCCAGATCATCAGttagtttttttcagtttaatttgttgttttccaTAAATACATGCACACAAAAGTTAAAGTGAAGTATAGTTATGAGAACAAAAGGTTTACTGATACAGTGTACTATTTCGTTTAGATTCACGATGATTAGTTTATGTTGAACTTTTATGGGAGAAATAGACGGGAAAAATCAGTggaataaataaaacatgtattCACCAAATAAGGTAGCGGGAAAGACCGGGAAAGTTCAGTGTTTTCTTTTGCCTTGCATATCTGGTCGGGAGGTACAAAGTTAATCTCgcacccagatctcccacggtcaagggaaaaaaacagtgtaaaacagagtgatACCTGGGCACGAGATTAGTACAAAGTAAGATTGCGCTGTTATTACCTTATTTCTTAGTCTATACTGACTTTCATAGGCCACAGCTCGCGATCAATGAGCGCTCGAGAAATCACCCGGCAATTCTAAAATAAACTAGGTATTGATTTTAATGTCGCATTAATTTAAAGGGTAATGACAAATAGgtggttttttgttgttgttgttttttcgtttttgttttgcacTTTCTAGGAAAGAGACAAGTTAACTTATCTATATCCTCTGCAAATTTCAACGGACCGCGATTTAGCGTGTGTTTAAGACCTATATAAGCTCCGGAATAAGTCTTAGAGCTTTAGGTTATCATAAtggttccttttcttttctgtaaaaaaaaaaaaagattacatTCCAGGGACAAGTGTATTATGATTTAAGATAATAGCTATATATAATGATCTTcgaggttttcttttttgtcttcattttttgCGATAAGCAAGAGATGTTATGACCATTAAATTTGACTATCTATAATGGACTCAAAATTTCAGCTTATTTTAAAATCGAACCGTAACAGACGAATGTGCCTATAACTTTGCTTTTTTAATACTGATTATTTTCAAATGGCTGATGCTTTAAGCCAGACACAAGCATAAGAGCAACGTTACTAAAACAGGTCGCTTCTTTCACGTCTTCGAATAGGGAATGGTTAAGTACTGgtctttcaattttcaaagaGTGGAATCCCGACCTCTGAAGTTGCAGGTCAAACGGTTCTGTCCGCACTAAATTTGTTATGCAACCAACACTATGAAGCGTTTTTTAATTACCTAATTAGTTTAAATAAAATACTGTGATAAGGTGTCTTTTGTAATATTAAAAAGCTTCAAATTGACCGTGCTAGCTCAGCCCACGCACTCactaaaaacaagcaaaaaaagctTATAAAGGCCCCTAAAATAAAATCCTCTGGTGCGACAATTTgaataaaacctcttcagcagtactctTTTAGGGTTCTGTTTCCGATATTTGAAAAACCTAGAActtatttgaattaattttttgtgtgtgtgaaTGTTCTTTTTCGTCATCATCTTAGAACCTGACACAAGAATTTCGAGAATCTGCATGACTTGCTCTTTCATGCGTTTCAATCTCACTAGCTGCCGACCTTTTGAAGCAAGTTAAGGTAAAGCGGACAGGGAAATATCATGAAAAGTTATACCCAAAGTGTTCCCAATAATACTGGTCTACCAAAACATCTCGTCTTTGTTTGGTTGGTTACCAGGTGATTCTTCTAGAGCTTTTGCGGACGAAAGGAATATTTTATAGCGTCACTACTTAAAAGACCTGTGTTTATACAGATAGCCATTTTAATGGCCGCACTTGAAAACAACTCGAGCATTCAGAACCTTTCTTCTCGAGATCTGTCGACGAATTCCAGCCATGGCGATCCGTGCAAGAACTCTGCACTTTTCTCAACATCTGCGGTTTCCATCGCCATTGTTTCATGTTATGCACTGCTTATACCTTTAACCGTGATGGGAAATGGGTCTGTAATTGCTGCGTTTGTCTCCAACACCAGGTTAAGGACCACAAcgaatatttttattgttggCCTGGCTGCCAGTGACATACTAGTGGGAACGTTTGCATTACCCTTCTGGACGTTTATCGTATCACATGAAAATATCATGGCCGGCTACTGTTTTTCAACGTACACAGTCTATATAAGCTTTGATGTCTTTGCTGGTTGTGCCTCGATTTTGCAACTGACGGCCATCGCAATTGAGCGTTTCTTTTCCATGAAATGGCCTTTAATTCATCGCAAAATGCCTCAGTGGGTCTACAGCATGATATTAGCATTGGCGTGGCTTTGCGCCACAGTTATGGCTGTTCTGCAGCCCTTGCAAGTAAGAACAGAGCTCTGGAGACAAGCTTACACAGTGGCAttatttgctttttgctttttcttcccGTTTGTGATAATTGTGTCGTGCTACTGTTATATTTTCAAAGTTACACGGTTTCAAGCACGAAGAAGACTGTCGAGTTGCTCGGATTCTCAGCGTTGCGGGACCACACCGGGTGTAGCCATTAAAGAGCTGAACGTCGCCATTACAGTAGCGGTCATCACTGGTCTATTTTTAGCTGCATGGTTGCCCTTCTTTTCTGTGACCGTGATTGCAACCTTCTGCATGACATGTCTGCCGTCTGGTGCTGCTCTGTTGCACCTTgtgaaatttttcaaatttctacaGTACTCAAGTAGCGCTATCAACCCTTATATATACGCTTACAGAAATCGGGAGATGCGGGCGACTCTCGCAAAAATTGCGGGCAAAATATTTCCATGTGATCTCGCGAGATCGTGGACAAGAAACTTGTCATCCAAACGCCATGCCAAACATCCTCTGAAGCAGTCCGCCACGGAGAACGTGCAAGCTAATGGTCTGAACAGATGTAATTCTTGTTCTGAGAACAATAACTCTTTTAAAAGGGCTAAAAACGTTCttgatgaaaaaattaaagtgagacagaagaaaaggaacaaaaagaaaacagttgttATATATGTATAAACTATTCTGAGCCTTTTCTCCGACTGACTGATCCTAGTGATAACCAAGTCGTTCCGTTGTAAAAAGTATAATTGGAAAGTATACATGTATTTGAGTATATGCATAAATAGAGCTATAATTATAAGTGCATGAATGCCCTATATACACTAGTCCGTGTGTAGTTTCGGATTGAATATATTAGTCTAAGAGAAAAGTATGTTATGGAAAATATATTGACACTGGTATGCGAGTTGTTTGTTTAAtataatcaataaatattcGTTTGCTTCAATATTTGACTTCGGCATTTGAAAACTTTTGACATGTTTACAGAAGATTAAGCTTCAAAAATGCTACAGCAGTTATAAAAAGAAATGCTGCATTCCATATAAGTCCCAAATGGTAAAAATGAAGGAATATTAAGTCAGACCAAACCAAATCAAATCAAACCAAACTTTCGCTATTTTGATAGGGTGCCACTCTCCAACTTACAAACGCGGCCGCTTTAACAAACTCTTCAATCAACTTTCAAACCGCCGCCTGTTATGGCGGGAGAGGTTTCGTCTGAATGAACACTCTGCAAGATAGTAAGTAAACTAAACCAAAAACATTTAAGAACTGAACATAAAAGCCAAAGTTTACAATTCCTGTCTCGATAATTCATTTTGAGCATGAAAAGACTCAGTTTAATCTTAGGATATTCCGTAGGAAGAGTGTACAAATCGACCACTCCATACGGATGTTATATAATGATACTATTCTTATTCAGGAAGCTTTCGCCTGGACTTAGTTTTCACCGTATGACATCTTTTCCCGACAatgcaaaaatgtaaaataattatttgaaaacatttaaGCACTCTATATACACACTTACATTATCCTTCCTTGAGAAGACGTATTTATCAAAATAAACAGTCAGAGAATTTAACAGGTGTTCTTAGGAAATTCgacttttctattttttctgaatttgtaattttcagaTTGTCAAGGATATTGTTTTAACTGTACCTGCTCTGATTGAGCTAGCCTTATTAGACTTTTTTTGTCTCGTTATTTAGAGATGGCTTTTTAGTTACAATGGACATTGCCTTTGGCGAATTCATGCAATGCCACGCACTTTCATTTAGAATCTTTTTCTCCAGATTCTTCTCCACAACGTTTAACGTACTTGAATTCTCTTTATTATTGAGTTAAATCTTAAatggttttttttaaacaagggAGGGAATATTAAAGCTAAAACAATAAGCAATTCGAAGTCTTTTTTAAGCTgtagtaagaaagaaagaatggaGGTATATCTCTGTTTTTTGAAACAATTAATCAGCATAGAGAGTTTTATAATAGCCGTATTATGAGTCAGCATTAAATGACGTCAAACCTGATACGAATTATTCATCTCTGCAACCACCTGCTGTTTCAGTGTGGTAAACGAAGTACAGCAatgagaaagagaaatataaatttaaaataaaaataaaacatccATTCagtatttgaaagaaaaatgcaaCCAACACTAAGCACTGGAAAGAGTGTATAACCCCTAGTGGGGGACGTCATAAAATTGACAGCAAAATTGATTTCTCTTTTGACATAACAAGCCAGCAATTTTGAAAGGGTACTCAATTTTGGAAAGTTCATTGGGTTGTAAAGAAATGACATTCTAAATGTCACTAATGTTTCTACAAATAGTATCTAATATCTCTTTAAAGCTGATGACCAGTCACTATTCTATCACCAACTATAGGCCGGCCATCTTGGTTCTACCTATCGACGTTTCCATATTTCTAGAGAGTCATTTATAATCGCTTGCATTTTCTCTGTGATAACCAGTTCGGTTTCAAGACTGAAAACCACTCTGCGACGCTTGCCTTGATTAATTTGTATGATAAAATTTCGTCTGATTTGGATCGTGGTGAACTAGCGGCTCACATCGTCTTAGATCTCTCGAAAGTTATTGATGCAGTTAATCATCCCTTTTTTTGAACATTATGGCATGCGTGGCTTTGCTCTTTTATGGATAAAGAACTATTTCTCTAACAGACTTCAGTTTGTATAGATTACACCGAACATTTATCTTCTCATGCCAATACTGCAGTGTGTGGCGTTCCCCACAGTCGTATTCTATGACCTTTCAGTTCTGTTTACATCAACGATATAATCAACATCTTCATTATTACAACTGATCTTATTTACTGATGATGCCAATGTTTTCGGAATCTTTTCTGTCCGCTCACAGAGATAAAGGCGACTTTGATAACATAATGAACACTGACCTAAATAAGTTGTCAATTTGCTTTTAAGTTAACTGGCACGTTCTCATGAAATCTGAAAACAATGCCAAACTAGAAACATATAAATCATAATATTCAACTCGTAATAGGTGGCCAAAATATCTGATCAggtaaagaaacagtttttgagGGAGTAATCATGGATAAAAGTTGCAGTTATACACAACATAAATGAAAACTTTGATACAGGGACATTTGGTCCAAACCTCCCTTATTACaagcttaataataataataataataataataataataataataataataataataataataattattattattattattattattattattataataataaggTGGCAGGCCACTTGGAGCAACTAGGAATTAAAAACCGAACAAGAACGATGCAAAAGTCGGCACTCCTCGGATCGGCACATATCCTCAGGAAGGTGCTGGAAGTCTGAGGTCTCGGGATGAGACTTGACTGGATATTTCTccccagggaaaatccctgtgctaaattttacataataataataataataataattattattattattatttattgcaGATGAGTATCCAACAAAGTGAGGCTCTTCATCTACAATTTCTACATTATAAATCTACTCTAAGAAAGAAacattaatattaaaaaaacaaaccaaaataaaacaaaaacaaaaaaacaatggttCCTCTTAGCGAGCAAGGACTAATTAATGTACGTCCCTCACTCGCACCTGACTTCGTATACGAGTGTCtaatgaacaaaataatttatattttgttaTACCTTTATAATCGTCAGCTTCTACTTCTTTTGTTGGCAGGTTACTCCTTAAGTAATCTTAAATGCTGATTCTTTGTTTACTCAGCAATAGATGTAAAATGTAAATTCAGGATCTTTTACTAGTGAATAGCACTTTTCAAAATTTAGAAAactctgttttcttttcatgataacttattttttgtttaatttttttttttttcgaaaagcGTCGCGGTTTTCgtctatttttcctttctagcATTATTAGCATTCAAACTGTTAACAAAAAGGCTATCGCAGATTCTTAATTTTTACGTTATTAATTCCATACTTTTGCcggaaaataaattaaaatctttgttccCTAAGTAAATACCGACCTTATAGCCTATGTGAAAACGAGCGCTTATGTGTCATTTTCAATGTTGTACGAGCTTGGTTCCACAAACAGGTTATCAACAGAAGACGCTTCTATCTTCAATCGAAAATCAGCCTTTTTGGGTTGCAAGAAGGCAACCTTGTTTGGAAAAGTGCTTTTAAATTTCTAAGCTTGTTTCTGTTGTTCGAACAAGTTataaatcacaagaagtctatAACCGTGCACTGCAGCACCTCGATTTCAAGGTACAGGCTTTTGACGTGTAATACTGAGTTAATTTTTTACGGTCTAGAAAGATAGGTATATAATCGAGGCTGCACCTTTTACAACAGTTTATGATATTCTCCCGGGTTTTTTTTTGACTATGTAAACCCATAGCTAGCTAATTTTTTATAAACTTCTTTGCtaaggaaaataagaaaaatcgAGTTGATCCTTTTTTGAAGGCGCGCGCGTGACTTACTGTACTTTGTTGTTTAAAGCAGAAGACAGGTTATCTAAGAGAGACATGCGTGGAGACACTTTTGCTGCTCATtaaaagcttttatttgaaacaaaattgcTATAAAGCTCGCGTGTTGATCGTAAACACTGgctcaaaaacaaacaaaaacaattgttttagtGTGAAAAAGTAAATAGTGGGTTCTAGAAAGTTATGATAAGGATAGAGGTTGTCAAGTCCTTTCTCGCTATTCATCAATTTACTGTGAAATTCGAACACTGTTTCTCGACTTATGACCGCACaaataaaagaagaataaataatagaaaaataTCTGACACTTAAGCATGGAAGAAATCAtcataacaaaacaatattCTTTGAGAAGAACAAAACGGAGTGTGATGAATAAGCTGAAGTTACTGGTTCTTATCTACAGAACTGGCTTTACTCCCATTCATTTGAACAACTGATATTATTTTACGCTAACAAAgggtaatgttttttttctagaatgTTTACGTGGCTCCTTCCGAAATAGAAGGAGTTTAAAATGACACGTTTTGGAAGAAACACTTTTAATGCATTGCTGCCGTCCGGCCTGTTGTGTCAGTTTACTAGGATTAATTTCAAGTGTTAATACTCCGAGCCACTAAAAGCTATTTAataattttcgttttcttttacaCTTAAGCAGTTTAGTAAAATACAGAAAACCTTtgccaaaaaataaagaaatgctTAAGAATAGAAGCAATTCATGTTTTATTACTGCGCATGtgcaaagacaaaaaaaaatcgtgttttgattttttttaagttaatctTTTTTATGTCAAATGCGGCCCATTTAAATCCTTCCAGCGAGCAGTCACGAACGATAAAAGATCACGtcagttttattaatttattttgaattGTCGGGCCCTCCGTAAAGCTGAGAAAATATAGAAACTAACTATAATCTCTTAGATCGAACCGCGCAGAAAAATCCCATACAATTTGTCAATCAATTTCGCAGAAAACAGATTCAaaagataatttattttaattgaaaaatCCAGGATGTACGTCACTCAGTTTTCTGGAGTTATCTGTTTTCCTGATGTATGCAATTAGTTTGTTCAACATTATTCAATCTGATTTTACGTTCACTTATAAATAGGTTATGTGGCGCTGTAATTATAATAATCAGGGCGCCCCATACCTCTTTGCAGAAACATTGGTGCCCATTTCACGCATCACGAATGTTCTTTAACGTTCACGCATCACGAATCACGAATACATTAAAAGGAATGATGCGACCCTTAACATTATATTTCACGTTAAAGTATCTGGAAACCTGAATTATAGCGATGCAGTGATTACAAAAGGTGTTAGGAAGACCCTTCCTTGATAATTACAGAGCCAATTATAGGTAAGACTAAGTAACCATGGGATATTTTCAACATCTAACTAAGGCCccggtttaagaaatcattcGGGACCTCCATAGATCTCTTCCTAAGTGGGTTACTTTAAGGAGATGATTGCTTTCCTAGTCTACACTCACATACCCGCTAACAGAGGCCTCTTTTCCTGCTTTTGTGAACTGAACTGTTCACCGCGATAACAATGATTAGATAATAGCGTTTGGCAGAATGAATATATGGCATAAAACGCGGTTTTGTTTAACAGTAGCTAAACTTGATTGTTCCTAGTAGGAATTGAACCGAAATTTGTGAATTAACGTACCGTATACGTACGTTATATACCCGTACGTTATACCGCTGACTCGAGTCAAAGTGTTTCCATCCGATATCCAGAGACCGAAGAAGTTGGTTGCAAAACCCATTTTTTGAACTTCGGCTTTGAACTTTTTTGACATTCTAGAGCTTGGCAAATGAACAAGAATTCTTGAAAATTCCTAGCTAAAGATCGCAAACCTTTTATGGTAATTTGGCAAATTAGTATCCGATTGCAATCGATCTTCATTCGATGGCAGTCTGATTCGATGGTGatatctttgttttcttcaaacCGATTACGTAAATCAATGAGTTTGGGAATTATTTTTACGTTCACTTAAAAGGAGGAATCGAACTGGCAAAATAAAGGGAGTGTTGCAAATGGGATTGATTACCATTAAAGTGTTTTGTGTGGGTTTCCTGTTTTTTAATACTTGTAGATAGCTCCTCATTAAAGGTTTTCGAGGCATTCGCTGGTTTTAATCGGAATAATCTCGCAAATGGTCCAACgtttttctaaacatttttGTGACGCCTTTTCAGTATTCTAATCTGACCGATTATGGGAAACAACCAATCACAGAGCGCATAGTATTCCACGAGTACACTATATACACTGCATATACAagcggcaacatggaatctatttgcaAAATGGTTAGAAAAACTTGTTTGCAGTCCTGCCAGGGCCCATCAAGCTATAGGCTTCATTAAACTTTGATCTAAGACTCGGAGTACGTGTTACGAGGGTGTTTTTCAAGTGTGTTGTTTTTAGAAGGTGAAAGGATATTTCATGATCGATGAGAGTCAGTTCAGTTGAAAAGCACTCTCCAAATTGTGAAGGATGCAGATGCCAAGGGTTTTATTTATACTCTTTTATTCTACTTTTAGAACTGAAAACGTTTTCTTGAAAACTTGTTATCTATTGCTCTGTTATAAACCCTTAGAGGAAacgaaaaacatgaaaatggaCTGATCCGGTTTCTGCGATCTTTTAAGATAAGGAaggtaaaacatttttatacATACTATAACTAAGTCACGCAAACGGTTTTCTCCGACAAAGAGTCTCCAAGGAGAATGGAAGCAATCTTGAAAGCATCGATTGCACTGAGGCGTCGCGCCGACCAATGTTTGTTTGCTTCTGCACTCTTAGATTGCTTCTTTCTAGTCACAAGAATAAGATAAGGAAAACAGAACTTGAAGAAAAGTTTACTGATACATTAAATGTCATCGAAGTGGTCAGTGTTGTTGAGACGTATCAAAGTGACCAAAACAACATAACGTTTAAACGTTACTCACAACGGTACTGGAACAAACTTCGCTTTGCAGTAGAGATTACAGGTAACTCAATACGGATTACACTGTAAGAGACTAATATTCGGCACGGAAAACAGTTCAGTACCGTATATTGGTGTGTGGGAAGTTTCCAATTTTTGAACCGGGTGGAAAATCTGTTTCGGTAATAGTGGACAAAAGACAATGAACTAGACAATAACGTTTTTTGATTAAACTTTAGAGACGTTATAAAAGGTCTCAAAAGAAACTGAACAAGGGTTTTGCTTCGATATATCAGAACGACTCTGTTAAAAATTTAACcttttttccctgtttttgaacaaaagtgATTACCGGTCATTCGATCCGGATTAAAAGTCCAACAACGCACGGATATAAGTACATAACCGTAAAATTAtgtggaaagttttttttatcaggaGGGTTTGACTTTatcatgtcaattttttttttttttagaaaataaccCATAGTCGGTAAGTACTTTAACATGCACTAACAGGTATACGAAGATCCAccgctagaaaaaaaaaaagaaaaaaagctgttCTACTCGAGGTCAGAACAAAGGTTAATGAACTTAATAACTATTTTCTCTAAACCATCCCggataaaaaagcaaaaatcgcTGCCGAATTTCACAGTTTGTCAGCTTTTACTGTACTGCTCacgttgtaaaaaaaaaatctgtttattGCCGTGGACAAAGAGAAACGCTTTCCTTGCCTCCAGCTCGAAACAAGTGGACCGAGAAGGAGTACACATGTAGGCTTCAAGGAGTAAGTCTGGGACCAAACACAGATTTTGCTGCACCCGGTTTAATGCTCAATTCTAGTCTTCTAAGAACATGTCTGAGGTATACCGGGTCAACTACATAGACAAGACAAGTATAACTAGTTGTGATGTTGTCTCGGCCGTTTTTTCTGCCGAGGTCCTTTTTGTGGCCTTTCGCCTTAACACACAAGTCAAACCGGAAatcaaacggaaaaaaaaatcaaaagaaaacgGA containing:
- the LOC140942581 gene encoding histamine H2 receptor-like, which gives rise to MAALENNSSIQNLSSRDLSTNSSHGDPCKNSALFSTSAVSIAIVSCYALLIPLTVMGNGSVIAAFVSNTRLRTTTNIFIVGLAASDILVGTFALPFWTFIVSHENIMAGYCFSTYTVYISFDVFAGCASILQLTAIAIERFFSMKWPLIHRKMPQWVYSMILALAWLCATVMAVLQPLQVRTELWRQAYTVALFAFCFFFPFVIIVSCYCYIFKVTRFQARRRLSSCSDSQRCGTTPGVAIKELNVAITVAVITGLFLAAWLPFFSVTVIATFCMTCLPSGAALLHLVKFFKFLQYSSSAINPYIYAYRNREMRATLAKIAGKIFPCDLARSWTRNLSSKRHAKHPLKQSATENVQANGLNRCNSCSENNNSFKRAKNVLDEKIKVRQKKRNKKKTVVIYV